A genomic region of Alistipes megaguti contains the following coding sequences:
- the rpsB gene encoding 30S ribosomal protein S2 — protein MSRTDFNTLLEAGAHFGHLKRKWNPKMAPYIFMEKNGIHIIDLHKTVLKVDEAAAALKQIAKSGRRVLFVATKKQAKEIVAEKVAAVGMPYVTERWAGGMLTNFPTIRKAVKKMATIDKMTNDGTFDNFSKREKLQIARQRAKLEKNLGSIADLTRLPAALFVVDVQKEANAVKEAKRLSIPVFAIVDTCCDPTDIDYVIPANDDATKSISVIVDAMCAAIAEGTEERKLEKEKEAQEAEAEGAKKEGKPRIKKAVKASIDAEEAAVADVVAAVETPYEEPKTEAAPAAEEAAAEKAE, from the coding sequence ATGTCACGTACAGATTTTAATACATTACTGGAAGCTGGCGCGCACTTCGGTCACCTGAAGCGCAAATGGAACCCCAAAATGGCTCCTTACATCTTCATGGAGAAGAACGGCATCCACATCATCGACCTGCACAAGACGGTGCTGAAAGTCGATGAGGCAGCCGCAGCGCTGAAGCAGATCGCCAAGAGCGGTCGCCGCGTGCTGTTCGTTGCCACGAAAAAACAGGCCAAGGAGATTGTTGCCGAAAAGGTGGCAGCCGTTGGAATGCCCTACGTCACGGAGCGTTGGGCCGGCGGTATGCTTACGAACTTCCCCACCATACGCAAAGCCGTCAAGAAAATGGCCACCATCGACAAGATGACCAACGACGGCACGTTCGATAACTTCTCGAAGCGCGAGAAGCTCCAGATCGCCCGTCAGCGTGCGAAGCTGGAGAAGAACCTCGGTTCGATTGCCGATCTGACGCGTCTGCCGGCTGCCCTGTTCGTCGTTGACGTACAGAAGGAGGCCAACGCCGTGAAGGAGGCCAAGCGACTGAGCATCCCCGTGTTTGCAATCGTAGATACTTGTTGTGATCCGACCGACATTGATTACGTTATCCCTGCAAACGACGATGCAACGAAGTCCATCTCGGTGATCGTAGACGCCATGTGCGCCGCCATTGCCGAGGGCACCGAGGAGCGCAAGCTCGAGAAGGAGAAGGAAGCCCAGGAGGCTGAGGCCGAGGGCGCCAAGAAAGAGGGCAAACCCCGCATCAAGAAGGCCGTGAAGGCTTCGATCGATGCCGAGGAGGCAGCCGTAGCCGACGTGGTGGCAGCCGTTGAGACTCCCTACGAGGAGCCCAAGACGGAGGCTGCACCCGCCGCTGAGGAGGCTGCCGCCGAGAAGGCAGAGTAA
- the rpsI gene encoding 30S ribosomal protein S9 produces the protein MEVVNTVGRRKAAVARVFVKPGKGQITINHKELAVYFPLEILQFQVKQPLLATNTAESYDITINLDGGGIKGQAEAARLGIARALCEIDAEMRPVLKKAGFLTRDPREVERKKPGQPGARRKFQFSKR, from the coding sequence ATGGAAGTTGTAAACACCGTAGGTCGTCGCAAGGCCGCTGTGGCTCGCGTATTCGTGAAGCCGGGTAAGGGTCAGATTACAATCAACCACAAGGAACTCGCCGTCTATTTCCCGCTCGAGATTCTCCAGTTCCAGGTAAAGCAGCCGCTGCTGGCTACCAACACTGCCGAGAGCTATGACATCACGATCAACCTCGATGGTGGTGGCATCAAGGGACAGGCCGAGGCCGCTCGTCTGGGTATCGCACGTGCACTGTGCGAAATCGATGCCGAGATGCGTCCGGTGCTGAAGAAGGCCGGCTTCCTGACGCGTGACCCGCGTGAGGTTGAGCGTAAGAAGCCCGGACAGCCCGGAGCACGTCGCAAGTTCCAGTTCAGCAAGCGTTAA
- the rplM gene encoding 50S ribosomal protein L13, translating to MDSLSYKTISANASTVTKEWVVIDATNEVLGRLASQVAKILRGKNKPCYTPHVDCGDYVIIINAEKVKLTGKKMTDKVYTRHTGYPGGQRFATPADYLAKKPTFLIEKAVKGMLPKNRLGEKLLTNLKVYVGPEHPHAAQNPKSVKLNEIK from the coding sequence ATGGATTCTTTAAGTTACAAGACTATCTCGGCCAACGCCTCGACCGTCACCAAGGAGTGGGTGGTGATCGACGCTACGAACGAGGTACTGGGACGTCTTGCATCGCAGGTCGCGAAGATCCTCCGAGGCAAGAACAAGCCCTGCTACACGCCCCACGTGGATTGTGGTGACTACGTCATCATCATCAACGCGGAGAAGGTGAAGCTGACGGGCAAGAAGATGACCGACAAGGTCTACACACGCCACACCGGATATCCCGGCGGCCAGCGCTTCGCTACGCCTGCCGACTATCTGGCCAAAAAACCGACGTTCCTCATCGAGAAGGCCGTCAAGGGAATGCTTCCCAAGAACCGCCTGGGTGAGAAACTGCTCACGAACCTGAAGGTTTATGTCGGCCCGGAGCATCCGCACGCCGCCCAGAACCCGAAGAGTGTAAAATTAAACGAGATTAAGTAA
- a CDS encoding sodium ion-translocating decarboxylase subunit beta has translation MWTALTSGSNFVLESLETFAESTGVAALFTNMGWGNVAMILIAFVLLYLAIKHKFEPLLLLTIAFGMLLTNLPGANMYHPELFAGGHVHWDIFVANAGLLDYLYLGVKLGIYPCLIFLGVGAMTDFGPLIANPKSFLLGAAAQLGIFTTFIGAYALGFTPEQAASIGIIGGADGPTSIYLTAILAPELLGPIAVAAYSYMALVPVIQPPIMRLLTTEKERKIKMRQLRPVSKTEKIIFPLIITVIIALLLPSAAPLVGCLMLGNLMKECGVVDRLSKTVQNELMNTVVIFLAVTVGATATAETFINLRTLGILVLGVLAFAMGTAGGVLLAKVMNLFAKEGNKINPLIGSAGVSAVPMAARVSQTEGQKADPSNFLLMHAMGPNVAGVVGSAVVAGILLAFLA, from the coding sequence ATGTGGACTGCACTGACATCCGGCTCCAATTTCGTATTGGAGAGTCTGGAGACCTTTGCCGAATCGACGGGCGTGGCAGCGCTCTTCACGAACATGGGCTGGGGCAACGTGGCGATGATTCTGATCGCCTTCGTGCTGCTCTACCTGGCCATCAAGCACAAGTTCGAGCCGCTGCTGCTCCTGACGATCGCCTTCGGCATGCTGCTCACGAACCTTCCGGGCGCGAACATGTACCACCCCGAGCTCTTTGCCGGCGGCCATGTTCACTGGGACATCTTCGTGGCAAATGCCGGACTGCTTGACTACCTCTATCTGGGTGTGAAACTGGGTATCTATCCCTGTCTGATCTTCCTCGGGGTAGGCGCCATGACGGATTTCGGTCCGCTGATCGCCAACCCGAAGAGCTTCCTCCTGGGAGCTGCCGCCCAGCTGGGTATCTTCACGACCTTCATCGGGGCCTATGCCTTGGGCTTCACACCCGAGCAGGCCGCCTCGATCGGTATCATCGGAGGTGCCGACGGCCCGACGTCGATCTATCTGACGGCCATTCTGGCCCCCGAACTGCTGGGCCCGATCGCCGTGGCTGCCTACTCGTACATGGCCCTCGTGCCGGTGATCCAGCCGCCGATCATGCGCCTGCTCACCACCGAGAAAGAGCGTAAGATCAAGATGCGCCAGTTGCGCCCCGTGTCAAAGACCGAGAAGATCATCTTCCCGCTGATCATCACGGTGATCATCGCGTTGCTGCTGCCGTCGGCCGCTCCGCTGGTTGGCTGCCTGATGCTGGGCAACCTGATGAAGGAGTGCGGTGTGGTGGATCGTCTGTCGAAGACCGTCCAGAACGAGCTGATGAACACGGTGGTGATCTTCCTGGCTGTCACGGTGGGTGCCACGGCCACGGCCGAGACCTTCATCAACCTCCGTACGCTGGGCATCCTGGTGCTGGGCGTGCTCGCCTTTGCCATGGGTACGGCCGGAGGCGTTCTGCTGGCCAAGGTGATGAACCTCTTCGCAAAGGAGGGCAACAAGATCAACCCGCTGATCGGGTCGGCCGGCGTATCGGCCGTTCCGATGGCCGCCCGCGTATCGCAGACCGAGGGTCAGAAGGCCGATCCTTCGAACTTCCTGCTGATGCACGCCATGGGCCCGAATGTGGCCGGTGTGGTTGGTTCGGCCGTAGTGGCCGGTATCCTGCTGGCGTTCCTGGCATAG
- a CDS encoding biotin/lipoyl-containing protein, giving the protein MKDYSLKINGHSYNVQIDDANEDSTVAHVMVNGVDYEVEIEGAKSVKVSKPQVAPAPKSANSGMIMPSTATPSPRLAAVPPSSGYSVKSPLPGTVLGVKVAVGDTITRGQTLVVLEAMKMENNIDADRGGVVKQILVQQGATVMEGDTLLVIE; this is encoded by the coding sequence ATGAAAGATTATTCACTGAAAATCAACGGACATAGTTATAACGTCCAGATCGACGACGCCAACGAGGACTCGACGGTAGCCCATGTAATGGTCAACGGTGTGGACTACGAAGTGGAGATCGAAGGCGCCAAGTCGGTCAAGGTCTCCAAACCGCAGGTGGCCCCGGCACCCAAGTCGGCCAACAGCGGTATGATCATGCCGTCGACGGCCACGCCGTCGCCGCGTCTGGCTGCCGTACCGCCCTCGTCGGGCTACAGCGTCAAGAGCCCGCTGCCGGGTACGGTGCTGGGTGTGAAGGTCGCCGTGGGTGACACGATCACCAGGGGCCAGACGCTGGTGGTCCTCGAGGCCATGAAGATGGAGAACAACATCGACGCCGATCGTGGCGGAGTGGTCAAACAGATCCTTGTTCAGCAGGGTGCCACGGTCATGGAAGGTGATACGTTACTTGTAATCGAATAG
- a CDS encoding OadG family protein: MIFQAVNWGWSEILWVSLIGFALVFVLLVALIFIMKGFGACFRSRTTTLPGKPAIAPQPMISQEEIAAIATAMKIYRSALHDRESEVLTILSIKRAYSPWNSKIHGLTQLPDRK, from the coding sequence ATGATATTTCAAGCTGTAAACTGGGGTTGGTCCGAGATCCTTTGGGTATCGCTCATCGGCTTTGCGCTGGTGTTCGTGCTGCTGGTGGCGCTGATCTTCATCATGAAGGGCTTCGGAGCCTGCTTCCGCTCGCGGACGACGACGCTCCCGGGCAAACCGGCCATCGCCCCTCAGCCGATGATCAGCCAGGAGGAGATCGCGGCCATCGCCACGGCGATGAAGATCTACCGCAGCGCCCTGCACGATCGCGAATCGGAGGTTCTGACCATCCTCAGCATCAAGCGGGCCTATTCGCCCTGGAATTCGAAAATTCACGGTTTAACCCAGCTTCCCGACCGGAAATAG
- a CDS encoding acyl-CoA carboxylase subunit beta, with the protein MSQIQEKINQLIENRETARMGGGQKAIDKQHDKGKYTARERIQMLLDEGSFEEFDMFVTHRCYDFGMEKKHFFGDGVVTGYGTIDGRLVYVFAQDFTVTAGSLSLSMSDKICKVMDMAMRNGAPCIGMNDSGGARIQEGVNALAGYANIFQRNVMASGVIPQISAIFGPCAGGAVYSPALTDFIIMKKETSNMFLTGPKVVKTVTGENVTQEELGGATMHTTKSGVAQFAVDTEEEGIELIKKLISYMPQNNMEDAPLAVCTDKITRLEDSLNEIIPDSANKPYDMAEVIRAIVDNGEYLESAAGYAKNIITCFARFNGQSVGIIANQPKFMAGVLDINASRKAARFVRFCDAFNIPLVTLVDVPGFLPGTTQEYGGVITHGAKLLFAYCEATVPKITVTLRKAYGGAYIVMSSKHIRGDINYAWPTAEIAVMGASGAVEVLYGKELKELADKPEEKAAFIAEKEKEYNDKFSNPYNAARYGYIDDVIEPRNTRFRIIRALQSLATKRLQNPPKKHSNIPL; encoded by the coding sequence ATGAGCCAAATTCAGGAAAAGATCAACCAACTGATCGAGAACCGCGAGACGGCCCGCATGGGCGGCGGCCAGAAGGCAATCGACAAACAGCACGACAAGGGCAAGTATACGGCCCGCGAGCGTATCCAGATGCTTCTCGACGAGGGTTCGTTCGAGGAGTTCGACATGTTCGTGACGCACCGCTGCTACGACTTCGGCATGGAGAAGAAGCACTTCTTCGGCGACGGCGTGGTGACCGGCTACGGTACGATCGACGGACGTCTGGTCTATGTCTTCGCTCAGGACTTTACGGTGACGGCAGGTTCGCTCTCGCTGTCGATGTCCGACAAGATCTGCAAGGTCATGGACATGGCCATGCGCAACGGTGCCCCGTGCATCGGCATGAACGACTCGGGCGGCGCCCGTATCCAGGAGGGTGTCAACGCCCTGGCCGGCTATGCCAACATCTTCCAGCGCAACGTGATGGCTTCGGGTGTCATCCCGCAGATCTCGGCCATCTTCGGACCGTGCGCCGGCGGTGCGGTCTACTCGCCCGCGCTGACCGACTTCATCATCATGAAGAAGGAGACCTCGAACATGTTCCTCACGGGCCCGAAGGTCGTCAAGACCGTCACGGGCGAGAACGTCACGCAGGAGGAGCTGGGCGGTGCCACGATGCACACCACCAAATCGGGCGTGGCCCAGTTTGCCGTCGACACCGAGGAGGAGGGTATCGAGCTGATCAAGAAGCTGATCTCCTACATGCCGCAGAACAACATGGAGGATGCCCCGCTGGCTGTCTGCACGGACAAGATCACCCGTCTGGAGGACTCGCTCAACGAGATCATCCCCGACAGCGCCAACAAGCCCTATGACATGGCCGAAGTGATCCGCGCCATCGTCGACAACGGCGAGTATCTGGAGTCGGCTGCCGGTTATGCCAAGAACATCATCACGTGCTTCGCCCGCTTCAACGGCCAGTCGGTCGGCATCATCGCCAACCAGCCGAAGTTCATGGCCGGCGTGCTCGATATCAACGCCAGCCGCAAGGCCGCACGTTTCGTGCGCTTTTGCGACGCGTTCAACATTCCGCTGGTGACGCTCGTTGACGTGCCGGGCTTCCTGCCGGGTACGACCCAGGAGTACGGCGGCGTGATCACGCACGGCGCCAAGCTGCTGTTCGCCTACTGCGAGGCTACGGTGCCGAAGATTACCGTCACGCTGCGCAAGGCCTACGGTGGCGCCTACATCGTGATGTCGTCGAAGCACATCCGCGGCGATATCAACTACGCATGGCCTACGGCCGAGATCGCCGTGATGGGTGCGAGCGGTGCCGTCGAGGTGCTCTACGGCAAGGAGCTCAAGGAGCTGGCCGACAAACCCGAGGAGAAGGCCGCCTTCATCGCCGAGAAGGAGAAGGAGTACAACGACAAGTTCTCGAATCCGTACAACGCCGCCCGCTACGGCTATATCGACGATGTGATCGAGCCGCGCAACACGCGTTTCCGCATCATCCGCGCCCTGCAGTCGCTGGCTACCAAACGCCTGCAGAACCCGCCCAAGAAGCACTCGAACATTCCACTGTAA
- the mce gene encoding methylmalonyl-CoA epimerase, translated as MKVSHIEHLGVAVKSLDEAIPYWENVLGLKCYAIEEVVDQKVRTAFFKLGQTKIELLEPTSEDSTIAKYIENRGVGIHHMALACENIEEQLADAEAKGIRLIDKTPRKGAEGMTIAFLHPKSTQGILTELCENKNK; from the coding sequence ATGAAAGTTTCTCATATCGAGCATCTTGGCGTCGCGGTGAAGAGCCTTGATGAAGCCATTCCCTACTGGGAGAACGTTCTGGGTCTGAAATGCTATGCCATCGAGGAGGTGGTCGACCAGAAGGTGCGTACGGCCTTCTTCAAACTGGGTCAGACGAAGATCGAGTTGCTGGAGCCCACTTCGGAGGATTCGACCATCGCCAAGTATATCGAAAACCGCGGCGTGGGTATCCACCACATGGCCCTGGCCTGCGAGAACATCGAAGAGCAGCTGGCCGATGCCGAGGCCAAGGGCATCCGCCTGATCGACAAGACGCCGCGCAAGGGCGCCGAGGGTATGACGATCGCCTTCCTGCACCCGAAATCGACTCAGGGCATCCTGACCGAACTCTGCGAGAACAAGAACAAGTAA
- the meaB gene encoding methylmalonyl Co-A mutase-associated GTPase MeaB, translating into MSFTKIDHYEKEYADTHHDTALNVAEGVEDQPVVSPYFKRHKKRQLSTDEYVEGILAGKITILSQAITLVESSNPAHYAQAQEIIERCLPHAGKSIRIGITGVPGAGKSTFIEAIGNMVTSLRHRLAVLAIDPSSERSGGSILGDKTRMESICNNPDVFIRPSPSAGSLGGVARKTRETIVLCEAAGFDVIFIETVGVGQSETAVHSMVDLFMLLQISGAGDELQGIKRGIMEMADLMVITKADGENIHKAELARTQFQGALRLFPVPESGWRPKVYTSSAVTKAGLEEVWKGVEEYLDHIQRNGYFQHNRNRQNKYWMYETINEALRSSFYRDPAVESRIGEYEQRVLDDKISSFVAAKELLDLYFKDVK; encoded by the coding sequence ATGTCATTTACCAAGATCGACCACTACGAAAAGGAGTATGCCGACACGCATCACGATACGGCGCTCAACGTCGCCGAGGGCGTCGAAGACCAACCCGTCGTAAGCCCCTACTTCAAACGCCACAAGAAACGCCAGCTATCGACCGACGAATATGTCGAGGGAATCCTCGCCGGTAAGATCACCATCCTTTCGCAGGCCATCACGCTCGTCGAATCCTCCAACCCGGCCCACTACGCCCAGGCGCAGGAGATCATCGAACGCTGTCTGCCCCACGCCGGAAAATCCATCCGCATCGGCATCACAGGAGTCCCCGGAGCCGGCAAGTCAACCTTCATCGAGGCCATCGGGAACATGGTCACCTCGCTGCGCCACCGCCTGGCCGTGCTGGCCATTGACCCCTCGTCGGAGCGCAGCGGCGGCTCGATCCTCGGCGACAAGACCCGCATGGAGAGCATCTGCAACAACCCTGATGTCTTCATCCGGCCCTCGCCCTCGGCCGGATCGCTCGGAGGCGTGGCCCGCAAGACCCGTGAGACGATCGTGCTGTGCGAAGCTGCCGGTTTCGACGTCATCTTCATCGAGACGGTCGGCGTCGGGCAGTCCGAAACGGCCGTCCACTCGATGGTCGACCTCTTCATGCTGCTGCAGATCTCGGGCGCCGGCGACGAGTTGCAGGGCATCAAGCGCGGTATCATGGAGATGGCCGACCTGATGGTCATCACCAAGGCCGACGGCGAAAACATCCACAAGGCCGAGTTGGCCCGCACGCAGTTCCAGGGGGCCCTGCGGCTCTTCCCCGTCCCGGAATCGGGCTGGCGCCCAAAGGTCTACACCTCGTCGGCCGTGACGAAAGCCGGTCTGGAGGAGGTCTGGAAGGGCGTCGAGGAGTATCTCGACCACATCCAGCGCAACGGATACTTCCAGCACAACCGCAACCGCCAGAACAAATACTGGATGTACGAGACGATCAACGAGGCGCTGCGCAGCAGTTTCTACCGCGACCCGGCCGTCGAAAGCCGCATCGGCGAGTACGAACAGCGCGTGTTAGACGACAAGATCTCGTCGTTCGTCGCCGCCAAGGAGTTGCTCGACCTCTATTTCAAGGATGTCAAATAG
- a CDS encoding trimeric intracellular cation channel family protein: MTAYFILEMLGTLAFAISGIRLASAKRFDWFGAYVVGFTTAIGGGTLRDLMLSQTPFWMLDSVYLIVTAIALGIVILLGRYLIRLNNTFFIFDAIGLGLFTVVGIEKTLATGFPLWVAVIMGTMTGAAGGVLRDILINEEPLIFRKEIYALACVFGGFVFWLCRWAGIEGAALQIITAAAVIALRIVAVRFGLRLPILK; encoded by the coding sequence ATGACCGCCTATTTCATTCTGGAGATGCTCGGAACGCTGGCCTTTGCCATCAGCGGTATCCGGCTCGCCTCGGCCAAGCGCTTTGACTGGTTCGGGGCCTACGTCGTGGGTTTCACGACTGCCATCGGGGGCGGAACGCTCCGCGACCTGATGTTGTCGCAGACGCCGTTCTGGATGCTGGACAGCGTCTACCTCATCGTCACGGCCATCGCCCTGGGGATCGTCATCCTGCTGGGGCGCTATCTGATCCGGCTGAACAACACCTTCTTCATCTTCGACGCCATCGGTCTGGGACTCTTCACCGTTGTCGGCATCGAGAAGACCCTGGCGACGGGTTTTCCGCTGTGGGTGGCCGTGATCATGGGCACGATGACCGGCGCGGCGGGCGGCGTGCTGCGCGACATCCTGATCAACGAGGAGCCGCTGATCTTCCGCAAGGAGATCTACGCGCTGGCGTGCGTCTTCGGCGGCTTTGTCTTCTGGCTGTGCCGCTGGGCGGGCATCGAAGGGGCCGCGCTGCAGATCATCACGGCGGCTGCGGTCATTGCCCTGCGGATCGTGGCGGTCCGCTTCGGCCTCCGTCTGCCGATCCTCAAGTAG
- a CDS encoding Sir2 family NAD-dependent protein deacetylase, whose product MKRLVVFTGAGMSADSGLATFRDADGLWANYRIEDVCTPEALARNRALVIRFYNERRREMLRCEPNAGHRAIAALERDFDVDVLTQNVDDLHERAGSTRVTHLHGELRKLRSTANPDLIVPIEGWEQPLDARASDGSLLRPHIVFFGESVPMFERAAEIAARAEIMVVVGTSLAVYPAASLVRYVQPGVPIYLVDPGNPDTRGIRNPLTVIRKRASEGVPELAGLLRRTFADK is encoded by the coding sequence ATGAAACGACTCGTCGTATTTACCGGCGCGGGGATGAGCGCCGACAGCGGACTGGCTACGTTCCGCGATGCCGACGGCCTGTGGGCCAACTACCGCATCGAGGATGTCTGCACGCCCGAGGCGCTGGCGCGCAACCGGGCGCTGGTCATCCGCTTCTATAACGAACGCCGCCGCGAGATGCTCCGCTGCGAACCCAATGCCGGCCATCGGGCCATTGCCGCGCTGGAGCGGGATTTCGACGTCGACGTGCTGACGCAGAATGTCGACGACCTGCACGAGCGGGCCGGCTCGACGCGCGTGACGCACCTCCACGGCGAACTTCGCAAGCTGCGTTCGACGGCCAACCCCGACCTCATCGTTCCGATCGAGGGGTGGGAGCAGCCGCTCGATGCCCGGGCTTCGGACGGTTCGCTGCTGCGGCCGCATATTGTCTTCTTCGGCGAATCGGTGCCGATGTTCGAGCGGGCGGCCGAGATCGCCGCACGGGCCGAGATCATGGTCGTCGTCGGAACGTCGCTGGCCGTCTATCCGGCGGCCTCGCTCGTGCGCTACGTACAGCCCGGCGTGCCGATCTACCTGGTCGATCCGGGCAATCCCGATACGCGCGGCATCCGCAATCCGCTGACGGTCATCCGCAAACGGGCCTCGGAGGGGGTTCCCGAACTGGCCGGCCTGCTGCGCCGGACCTTTGCGGACAAATAA
- a CDS encoding glutamate decarboxylase: protein MKQQNMSAADAAAEIFGSKEMRSPAPTQFIPRGKTSPEIAYQMVKDETYPQTQPRLNLATFVTTYMDDYATRLMNEAINVNYIDETEYPRVAVMCGRCINILANLWNSPEKAEWKAGAVGIGSSEACMLGGVAAWLRWRDRRKAAGKSYDKPNLVMSSAFQVVWEKFCQLWQIEMRTVPLTPEKKTLDTEAALKLCDENTICIVPIAGVTWTGLNDDIEALDRALDAFNQKTGYEIPIHVDAASGGFILPFLNPDVKWDFRLKWVLSISTSGHKFGLVYPGLGWTVWKEKKYLPDAMSFSVNYLGASITQVGLNFSRPAAQILGQYYNFIRLGFEGYREIQQNSMDIACYCHREIGKMPCFRNYAEEMVNPLFIWSLDPEYEKTAKWTLFDLQAALQQSGWMVPAYTMPRNIEQMIVMRIVVRQGFSRDMADMLLGDIRNAVAEFEKLRYPTTSRLKFEAHEHQKGKVYTH from the coding sequence ATGAAACAACAGAACATGTCGGCCGCCGATGCCGCCGCCGAGATCTTCGGATCGAAGGAGATGCGCTCGCCGGCTCCCACCCAGTTCATCCCCCGCGGCAAGACCTCGCCCGAAATCGCCTACCAGATGGTCAAGGACGAAACCTACCCGCAGACCCAGCCCCGGCTGAATCTGGCCACCTTCGTCACGACCTACATGGACGACTACGCCACGCGGCTGATGAACGAGGCGATCAACGTCAACTACATCGACGAAACGGAGTATCCGCGCGTGGCCGTCATGTGCGGCCGCTGCATCAACATCCTGGCCAACCTCTGGAACTCGCCCGAAAAGGCCGAATGGAAGGCCGGAGCCGTCGGCATCGGGTCGTCCGAGGCCTGCATGCTGGGCGGTGTGGCCGCCTGGCTGCGCTGGCGCGACCGCCGCAAGGCCGCCGGGAAATCCTACGACAAGCCCAATCTGGTGATGAGCTCGGCCTTCCAGGTCGTCTGGGAGAAGTTCTGCCAGTTGTGGCAGATCGAGATGCGCACGGTGCCCCTCACCCCCGAAAAGAAGACCCTCGACACGGAGGCCGCCCTGAAGCTCTGCGACGAGAACACGATCTGCATCGTCCCGATCGCCGGCGTGACCTGGACCGGTCTGAACGACGATATCGAGGCTCTCGACCGGGCGCTCGACGCCTTCAACCAGAAGACCGGCTACGAGATTCCGATCCATGTCGATGCGGCTTCGGGCGGCTTTATCCTGCCGTTCCTCAACCCCGACGTGAAGTGGGATTTCCGCCTGAAATGGGTACTCTCGATCTCGACCTCGGGCCACAAGTTCGGTCTGGTCTACCCGGGTCTGGGATGGACCGTCTGGAAGGAGAAGAAGTATCTCCCCGACGCGATGTCCTTCTCGGTCAACTACCTCGGCGCCAGCATCACCCAGGTGGGGCTCAACTTCTCGCGTCCGGCGGCGCAGATCCTCGGCCAGTATTACAACTTCATCCGACTGGGATTCGAAGGATACCGCGAGATTCAGCAGAACTCGATGGATATCGCCTGCTACTGCCACCGCGAAATCGGCAAGATGCCCTGCTTCCGCAACTACGCCGAGGAGATGGTCAACCCGCTCTTCATCTGGTCGCTGGATCCCGAATACGAAAAAACGGCCAAATGGACCCTCTTCGACCTGCAGGCCGCCCTGCAGCAGAGCGGATGGATGGTCCCGGCCTACACCATGCCCCGCAACATCGAGCAGATGATCGTCATGCGCATCGTCGTGCGGCAAGGCTTCTCGCGCGACATGGCCGACATGCTGCTGGGCGACATCCGCAACGCCGTGGCCGAATTCGAGAAGCTCCGCTACCCGACCACCTCGCGCCTGAAGTTCGAGGCCCACGAACACCAGAAGGGAAAAGTCTACACGCACTGA
- a CDS encoding DUF1295 domain-containing protein, producing MRETFDIFLIVMASLALVVFIALHFFEAGYGYLFNRRHGPPVPNKIGWMLMESPVFILMAVLWATSDRMGQAAPLGLFLLFEAHYFQRSFIFPLLMRGNSKMPLGIVLMGMLFNTLNALMQGGWIFWVSPADYYDGWFTKPYIYIGGALFIAGMAINLHSDRIIRHLRKPGDTRHYIPRGGMFRYVSSANYFGELLEWVGFAVASWSWAGAVFAWWTFANLAPRAASLRRRYEQEFGEEFSKLKRKRIIPFIY from the coding sequence ATGCGCGAAACATTCGACATCTTCCTCATCGTCATGGCCTCGCTGGCCCTGGTGGTCTTCATCGCCCTGCACTTCTTCGAGGCCGGTTACGGCTACCTCTTCAACCGCCGCCACGGACCGCCCGTTCCGAACAAAATCGGATGGATGCTGATGGAATCCCCCGTCTTCATCCTCATGGCCGTGCTGTGGGCCACCTCCGACCGCATGGGGCAGGCCGCACCGCTTGGCCTCTTCCTCCTCTTCGAGGCCCACTACTTCCAACGTTCGTTCATCTTCCCGCTGCTCATGCGCGGAAACTCGAAGATGCCCCTCGGAATCGTCCTCATGGGCATGCTCTTCAATACGCTCAACGCCCTGATGCAGGGCGGATGGATCTTCTGGGTATCGCCCGCCGACTACTACGACGGCTGGTTCACAAAACCCTACATCTACATCGGAGGCGCGCTCTTCATCGCCGGAATGGCGATCAACCTCCACTCCGACCGCATTATCCGCCACCTGCGCAAACCCGGCGACACGCGGCACTACATCCCCCGCGGCGGCATGTTCCGCTACGTCTCGTCGGCCAACTACTTCGGCGAACTGCTCGAATGGGTCGGATTCGCCGTGGCTTCGTGGTCGTGGGCCGGGGCGGTCTTCGCCTGGTGGACCTTCGCCAACCTCGCACCCCGCGCCGCCTCGCTGCGCCGCCGCTACGAGCAGGAGTTCGGCGAGGAGTTTTCCAAGCTCAAGCGCAAGCGCATCATCCCCTTTATTTACTAA